CTCAGGGCAGGATCGAGCAAGAGCAGGATCGCTTGAGAATTACGATGCCAGCTAGTTTAAAACGCATGCGCTTTTTGCCATTTAAGCGTGGCTCAGATTATTACGTCGTCAGCTGGGCTCAGTTACTCTCCATTTCGAATACGGATGGTCAGTTTGCTGCTGACGATGCTTTAGGATCTGCAGTTGGTTGCGAGAAAGTATTGCGACTTAGTAGCGGGTGCACTCATGAGGTTCTGTATGCCAAGGAGGTGTTTCCGATTATGAATATGAATAGCTTTGCGCTCCCATCGGTATTATCTGGACCATATTGGATGAGGGGAATAGCCTTAGATGATGCGAGTTCCCCGTATTCTTGGTTAGCCGTTTAGTTCACTCAGTCATGTTTATCTAGTTAATAAAGGTTAGTCTTGCTAAAAATCACCAGTTTTTCAGTCTTGAAAGTCATTTTGCTGGGCGCTAGCCTCTTTGCGGGACAGGCTTTTGCTCAGGCGCCCCCAGCGCTGGATAAGGAAATCAGGACTTTAGTCGCCAAGCATCCGGCGATGCTGAACTACAAAACCTCAGTTGAGTATGTTGATCCCCGTATTAAAGTGCCTGACTGCCCAGGGGGATATGAAATTGAATTGCCTACTCGTACACGACTCTGGGGCAGGGTCAATATCCCTGTCAGATGCAATAAAGGGGCTAAATGGTTTGTTTCACTACCTGTCAAAATCCAGGTTTTTGGGCAATATTTAGTCTCCTCTCGTCAGATTCAGGGTAATTCCCGGCTTTCTCAAGGTGATTTTGTGCTCTCTGAGGGCGATTTAAGTGATTTGCCAGATGGATTTGTCCAAAAGCCTGAAGATGCCCTGGGTAGGCAGGTGATTCGGCCCATTGCTCCAGGAAACCCAATTTTCCTAAACAATTTACGTGAATCGTCCGTAATAAGGGTAGGTGATCAGGTTAAGGTCAAGATTGTGGGTTCTGGCTTTGAGGCTGCTGGTTCTGGAGTTGCCCAGTCCGGGGGCTCCAGTGGCGACTCCGTCAAGGTCAAAATGCCAGATGGACAAGCTCTACAGGGCAAAGTAATAGGCCCTTCGACAGTTGAGATTAAAATCAACTAGCTGTAAATACAGTAAATAATGAAGTTAGCAAGGAACGGATAGCGTGAAGATTAACGAGAACAGATCGGCACTACCAGGTCAAACTGAGGCGAAGAAAAGCACTCAGGGTGGCTCTGCGTCCGCACCTGACTCCACTTCATCTGCTAAAACCCCCAATGCTGGAGTAAATCTAGATCTCAATCCAGCAGTTACAGCAGCCAGCACTGTATCTATTTCGAGTGCCCGCTCTATCTCTGATGCAGATGCATTGGAGAAGATTAGAAAGCTGATCGAGCAGGGTGAATTCAAGGTAGATTTTCCTAAAACTGCTGAGCTGATTTTGCGGGAAGCAGTTGCCGCTGCCGGTAATTCTTCTAAGTTCTAAGTGAACAATCCCATTCAGTTTCAAATTTCGCAAGTAGCTAGTGCCGTTGGATTATTACGTGCTGCGCTAGAGGCTGAAGATATTGATGCTTTACCAAATGCGATTGCCGCCGCACAGCAAGCACTCGATAAACTTAATGCCTATCCTGGTGGTGTAGAGCAACTACGTATTGATATGGATGCTTTACCTTCACCACTCAAAGAAGAAGTAAAGACTCAGCTTGAGGAAGCTACTGTGGATCATCATATTAATGGTGAACTCATTCGCTTAGCCGCACAAAAGAATGCAGCGCTACAAGCGTTCATTGCACAGCAGTCAGATTCTGCCACCTACTCAAGCACTGGTAATGTGCCAGGCCTGGGCTCTGGTACCTTCTCCAAAAAAGTCTAAGGATCTCTGCCTCAATACTGTATAGACGCTTAGGCGTCTTTTTTTATGCCCGCACGAATACGAATCATTGCCTGGGTATGGAGTTGACTCACTCGGCCGGGAGTGAGATTTAAAACGGTAGCGACATCTCTAAAAGACAATTCTTCTTGATAGTGCAAGGCCATCACTAATTGCTCCTTCTCTGGAAGCTTTTTCAGCAAGACTTCTAAGCCTTGAGCTAATTGCTTCATGGACGCGAGTTGCATCGGATCATTTTGCTTGTCCGGTGGAATGAGTTCATCAGGCAGATCATCAATTGGCGTGAGATTGACCGCTCCCGCAACGACATTAAAGTATTCGTCTAACGTGAGACCGGCAGCGTCTGCAATTTCAGTATCTTCGGGCGCTCGACCTAGCTTTTGCTCTAAAGATCGAGTCGATTTTTCAAGGGCGGTAATTTGGTCGCGCTGATGTCTTGGCAAAATATCATTTGCTCTGCACGAATCGTAGATTGCTCCCCGAATTCGTGTTTTAGCATACACCTCAAAACTTAAATTTGGCTGTGGCTGATATCGCTGTAGAGCATCTAATAGACCCGTCATTCCTTCTTGAATGAGATCATCTACTTCAACATTGGCAGACAGACGGGAAGCAATCTGATAGGCAATCTTTTTAACTAATGGCGCATGCAACTTAATGGCCTCATCGAGGCTGATTGCATGATAGGGATTTCCTGCGTAAGGTCGCATCGTAATTAGCTGCTGATTTGGTGGGCAATATGCCTAAATAAGCTAGCCGGAATGATGGGATCGACCTGAGCTGCAGTTGAAGCTTCATCATTAAAGTCGCTTAAAGATTGAGCACCTACGCAATGTAAAAGAGACAAGGAGATATCGAGCTTTGCAGAAGCTTCTTGTGCCAGCGCTCGAAAGGCTTCATCGCCTTCATTGCGATCATTCCCGCCAACCATCATGATGGAAGCAGGCTCATCAGCACTACTAATCATGAGTTGATTAATGAGGGCAATCGCTTTTGCTTGATTGCTTTTGCTGCAAGAGGCTATGACGATGTGATTGAGGTTGGCGCTTAGAAATGGCATTACCGCAGGCGCTGGATCGTCGCTGACTACAACAATGTAATCAAGGCCGAGACCAAATTCTTGTGTGCGGATGTCCAAAGCGGGGCGTACAAGCTGTTTGCTTGCAAAGTAATGACGAGCACGTGAGGCAGTCGTAAACCAAAGATTATCTTCAACTTGCAAAACAGCTTTTTCCAACGGAACTAAATTAGAAAGTGCCTGGCCTAAATCGTATTTAGTGCTGTAGATTTGGGAGTTCAATCTTTGGCGGTTATGAAATGACACTTCATCGACCAGTAAGACCTTAAATCCAGATCTTCTTAAGGCGTGTGAAACACCAAGACCAATCGCAGCTGTGCTATCTGGATCTAGGGAACTGCTTAAAAAAAATACTTTTGGCAGGTTATTTCCAAAAAGATTGCGTAAGCCCTCTGCTTGATCTGTGTTGCCAATGCTTGGTGGTTTACTAGAAAGGCTCATGAAAAGTTATTTTTCGTCCAGTCATTGAGGTAATCAGCCATAAGAGCTGGCACTTGCTCGTCCTGAACACTGAGATTGCTACTCAGTTGACGGGGACGCATTGCACGGTGCGCCAAATAAGGTACGTTCGCTTGACTTAAGTCCTCAGGAACACGCTGGCCGTTAGAGAGGAACATTAATGGCAATTCATGACGAATTAATGAATCTAGTACTGGGGCAATTTGGGCTGCTTCATCGGTCTTGGTGATAATCGCACCTAAAATACCAGTTTGATTAGCTTCTTTTGATGCCTGATTGTGTAGCGTAATTACATCTTCTTGTGTACGAAGATCGGTCGTAGAGCTCATTACCAAAATGCGATGGGCATGGCGTGAACCTTCTTTCAGAAGCTGTGATTGTTCAATCATCAAAACGTCACGCTGATTTACACCAGCGGTATCAAGCAAGATGATTCTTCTTTGAGAAAGCTCTTGTAATTTACTCGCTAAATCTTCGCTATCGCGTAAGGAGATTACGGGTAGACCGAGGATGCGTGCGAAGACCTTTAATTGTTCTTGTGCACCAATACGGTAAGTATCAGTGCTGAGCAGGGCGACTTGGTTACGGCCATAGCGCAACACGCAACGCGCAGCCACTTTGGCAACCGTAGTCGTTTTACCAACGCCAGTCGGGCCAATGAAAGCAAATACCCCGCCTTGGTCAAAAGCAGCAATCGGGTCAATCGTATGAATCATTTGCTCAAGCTTCTTCTGGACCATACCTAATAGCGAAGTAACACTATTGCAGCCATCCAGATCTTGCATGAGTTGAGTGCAAAGCTTTGGTGAAAAGCCAGCACTTAATAATGCTTTAGTGACCTCCGCAGCGCTAGCGGATTGCTGTTGAAGATTGCCCCAGTAATTGCCAGCCAAATGTGACTGCAGCATTTTTTTCACTTCTTCAACTTCGGCGATCAGTTTTTCAACCCGTGGAGTTTGCTCAGTACTTGGATTAACTCCTAATTGGTGATCAACTACATTCGCACGCGGCTCGGTCTGAATAACATCCGCAATAACCAGGCCGCCAACA
This genomic stretch from Polynucleobacter corsicus harbors:
- a CDS encoding flagellar biosynthesis anti-sigma factor FlgM, which codes for MKINENRSALPGQTEAKKSTQGGSASAPDSTSSAKTPNAGVNLDLNPAVTAASTVSISSARSISDADALEKIRKLIEQGEFKVDFPKTAELILREAVAAAGNSSKF
- a CDS encoding FliA/WhiG family RNA polymerase sigma factor, with translation MRPYAGNPYHAISLDEAIKLHAPLVKKIAYQIASRLSANVEVDDLIQEGMTGLLDALQRYQPQPNLSFEVYAKTRIRGAIYDSCRANDILPRHQRDQITALEKSTRSLEQKLGRAPEDTEIADAAGLTLDEYFNVVAGAVNLTPIDDLPDELIPPDKQNDPMQLASMKQLAQGLEVLLKKLPEKEQLVMALHYQEELSFRDVATVLNLTPGRVSQLHTQAMIRIRAGIKKDA
- a CDS encoding MinD/ParA family ATP-binding protein, with the translated sequence MSLSSKPPSIGNTDQAEGLRNLFGNNLPKVFFLSSSLDPDSTAAIGLGVSHALRRSGFKVLLVDEVSFHNRQRLNSQIYSTKYDLGQALSNLVPLEKAVLQVEDNLWFTTASRARHYFASKQLVRPALDIRTQEFGLGLDYIVVVSDDPAPAVMPFLSANLNHIVIASCSKSNQAKAIALINQLMISSADEPASIMMVGGNDRNEGDEAFRALAQEASAKLDISLSLLHCVGAQSLSDFNDEASTAAQVDPIIPASLFRHIAHQISS
- the flgA gene encoding flagellar basal body P-ring formation chaperone FlgA — translated: MLKITSFSVLKVILLGASLFAGQAFAQAPPALDKEIRTLVAKHPAMLNYKTSVEYVDPRIKVPDCPGGYEIELPTRTRLWGRVNIPVRCNKGAKWFVSLPVKIQVFGQYLVSSRQIQGNSRLSQGDFVLSEGDLSDLPDGFVQKPEDALGRQVIRPIAPGNPIFLNNLRESSVIRVGDQVKVKIVGSGFEAAGSGVAQSGGSSGDSVKVKMPDGQALQGKVIGPSTVEIKIN
- the flhF gene encoding flagellar biosynthesis protein FlhF, translated to MGPQKFTAANSADALKMVREKMGSDALVLATRDVPEGVEIVAISPDALAQLATQRPHPASPITNTAATIEEVPVVAVPTPSFNSIASSIANPPAPTSGSNPDVGGLVIADVIQTEPRANVVDHQLGVNPSTEQTPRVEKLIAEVEEVKKMLQSHLAGNYWGNLQQQSASAAEVTKALLSAGFSPKLCTQLMQDLDGCNSVTSLLGMVQKKLEQMIHTIDPIAAFDQGGVFAFIGPTGVGKTTTVAKVAARCVLRYGRNQVALLSTDTYRIGAQEQLKVFARILGLPVISLRDSEDLASKLQELSQRRIILLDTAGVNQRDVLMIEQSQLLKEGSRHAHRILVMSSTTDLRTQEDVITLHNQASKEANQTGILGAIITKTDEAAQIAPVLDSLIRHELPLMFLSNGQRVPEDLSQANVPYLAHRAMRPRQLSSNLSVQDEQVPALMADYLNDWTKNNFS